In Trichocoleus sp., the following are encoded in one genomic region:
- a CDS encoding carbon-phosphorus lyase complex subunit PhnI: MAYVAVKGGEQAIQNAESLLKARRRGDPEVPELTLEQIQQQMKLAIDRVMGEGSLYDAELAALAIKQSWGDLVEAIFLLRAYRTTLPRLYYSQPIDTSQMHLDRRISAIFKDVPGGQLLGSTFDYVHRLLDFKLAAEGEHSIAPETAPVCEPTPRVIDTLGQEGLIQEECPFSTAPNSPEIEQEEPFDLTRQPLTLPADRSARLQNLARADEGFLLGLAYSTQRGYGRNHPFAGEIRVGEVEVVICPEELGYEIGIADITVTEVQMVNQFQGNKETPPQFTRGYGLTFGYNERKAMAMALMDRSLRSKELGEEITSPAQDEEFVLSHSDNVEAQGFVQHLKLPHYIDFQAELNLLRQMRRSIQHPENVPLNSVENQSVDHQTDESVNRVITRQDKTELTLTATGQE, translated from the coding sequence ATGGCATACGTTGCAGTGAAGGGTGGTGAACAGGCAATTCAGAATGCCGAAAGTTTGCTAAAAGCCCGACGCCGAGGTGATCCTGAAGTCCCAGAATTAACGCTGGAGCAGATTCAGCAGCAGATGAAGTTGGCGATCGATCGGGTGATGGGTGAGGGTAGCCTTTATGATGCTGAGCTGGCAGCTTTAGCGATCAAACAATCTTGGGGGGATTTAGTTGAGGCAATTTTTTTGCTGAGAGCCTACCGCACAACACTCCCACGCTTGTACTACAGCCAACCGATCGATACCAGCCAAATGCACCTCGATCGGCGAATTTCTGCCATTTTCAAGGATGTTCCAGGCGGGCAACTCCTGGGTTCCACGTTTGATTATGTGCATCGCCTGTTAGACTTCAAGCTTGCTGCAGAAGGAGAGCATTCGATCGCCCCTGAAACAGCGCCAGTCTGTGAACCCACTCCGCGAGTGATTGACACATTGGGGCAGGAAGGTTTGATTCAGGAGGAGTGCCCTTTTTCGACTGCCCCAAATTCACCTGAGATTGAGCAGGAAGAACCCTTTGATTTGACTCGTCAGCCTCTGACCCTACCTGCCGATCGATCGGCAAGACTGCAAAACTTAGCCCGCGCTGATGAAGGATTCTTGCTGGGTCTAGCCTATTCAACGCAACGAGGCTACGGCAGAAATCATCCCTTTGCTGGGGAAATCCGAGTTGGTGAAGTAGAAGTGGTGATTTGCCCAGAAGAATTGGGATATGAGATTGGCATCGCGGATATCACAGTGACTGAAGTGCAGATGGTCAACCAGTTTCAGGGAAACAAGGAAACTCCGCCTCAGTTTACTCGCGGTTATGGGCTCACCTTTGGCTACAACGAGCGTAAAGCAATGGCAATGGCACTGATGGATCGATCGCTGCGATCGAAGGAACTGGGTGAGGAGATTACGTCACCTGCTCAGGACGAAGAGTTTGTCCTCTCTCATTCAGATAATGTGGAAGCACAAGGGTTTGTACAGCATCTCAAGCTGCCTCACTACATCGATTTTCAGGCGGAACTGAATTTGCTGCGACAGATGCGACGATCGATTCAACATCCTGAAAATGTACCTCTCAATTCGGTTGAAAATCAATCTGTAGATCATCAAACGGATGAATCTGTGAATCGGGTGATAACCAGGCAAGACAAAACTGAACTGACTTTAACTGCAACAGGACAGGAGTAA
- a CDS encoding alpha-D-ribose 1-methylphosphonate 5-phosphate C-P-lyase PhnJ has translation MLDPEIPTPAPLLSTSEPNFNFAYLDEQTKRSIRRALLKAVAIPGHQIPFSSREMPMSYGWGTGGIQVTASVIGQSDILKVIDQGADDTTNAVNIRRFFKRVCGVATTDRTEAATLIQTRHRIPETPLKTGQIIVYQVPIPEPLRWIEPSEAETRKLHALEDYGAMYVRLYEDITQYGQIATAYDYPVMVHDRYMMRPSPIPRFDNPKMHMNPALQLFGAGREKRIYAVPPYTRVKSLDFEDYPFTVERWDKACEFCGSTESYLDEVVINDCGDRMWICSDTDYCNQRQSNHS, from the coding sequence ATGTTAGATCCAGAGATCCCTACTCCTGCTCCACTCCTATCTACGTCTGAACCCAACTTCAACTTTGCTTATCTCGATGAACAAACCAAGCGATCGATTCGACGAGCCTTGCTGAAAGCGGTGGCAATTCCAGGACACCAAATTCCGTTTAGCTCTCGCGAAATGCCAATGTCCTATGGCTGGGGCACAGGTGGCATTCAGGTGACCGCTTCGGTGATCGGACAAAGCGACATTTTGAAAGTAATCGATCAGGGAGCAGATGACACAACGAATGCTGTGAATATTCGCCGCTTCTTTAAACGGGTCTGTGGTGTGGCAACAACCGATCGAACCGAGGCAGCTACCCTGATTCAAACCCGTCACCGCATTCCTGAAACCCCCTTGAAAACAGGACAAATCATTGTCTATCAAGTGCCAATTCCTGAACCGTTACGTTGGATCGAACCTTCCGAGGCTGAAACTCGCAAACTCCATGCGCTAGAAGACTATGGGGCAATGTATGTGCGGCTATATGAAGACATCACTCAGTATGGTCAGATTGCCACCGCTTATGATTATCCCGTGATGGTTCACGATCGCTATATGATGCGTCCCAGTCCCATTCCTCGTTTCGACAATCCGAAGATGCACATGAATCCAGCACTCCAATTGTTTGGAGCGGGACGGGAAAAGCGGATCTATGCAGTGCCTCCCTACACGCGCGTCAAGAGCCTTGATTTTGAAGATTATCCGTTTACAGTTGAGCGATGGGATAAAGCCTGCGAGTTTTGTGGTTCAACCGAAAGCTATCTGGATGAGGTCGTGATTAATGATTGCGGCGATCGCATGTGGATTTGCTCTGATACCGACTATTGCAACCAACGCCAATCGAATCATTCATAG
- the phnK gene encoding phosphonate C-P lyase system protein PhnK — MQPLLTVHHLTKFYGAICACDRISFTLYPGQVLGIIGESGSGKSTLLSAIAGQLPVDQGELLYQSRSGETLNLRELPEARHRALMRSEWGFVQQNPRDGLRMNVTAGANIGERLMTVGARHYGNIRTEAMHWMTQVEIPGDRMDMLPRTFSGGMQQRLQLARVLVTHPRLVLMDEPTGGLDVSVQARLLDLIRSLVRNLQLSVILVTHDIGVVRLLAHRLMVMQQGQVVEAGLTDQVLDDPQHPYTQQLVSATLTP; from the coding sequence ATGCAACCCCTTCTGACTGTCCATCATCTAACAAAGTTTTATGGTGCTATTTGTGCCTGTGATCGCATTTCCTTTACGCTATATCCCGGCCAGGTACTCGGTATTATTGGCGAGTCAGGTTCTGGAAAATCAACGCTGCTCAGTGCGATTGCCGGACAACTTCCGGTGGATCAGGGAGAGTTGCTGTATCAGAGTCGATCGGGTGAAACTTTGAACTTAAGAGAACTGCCAGAAGCAAGACATCGGGCATTGATGCGATCGGAATGGGGCTTTGTGCAGCAGAACCCTAGAGATGGACTGCGAATGAATGTTACTGCTGGAGCCAATATCGGCGAACGATTGATGACAGTTGGTGCAAGACATTATGGCAACATCCGGACAGAAGCGATGCACTGGATGACACAGGTCGAAATTCCGGGCGATCGAATGGATATGCTGCCTCGAACCTTCTCTGGCGGAATGCAGCAGCGATTACAGCTTGCCAGGGTTTTGGTGACGCATCCACGCTTAGTGCTAATGGACGAACCAACCGGGGGGCTGGATGTTTCAGTCCAGGCGCGATTACTTGATCTGATTCGCTCTCTAGTCCGCAATCTGCAGCTCAGCGTCATTTTAGTCACGCATGATATTGGTGTTGTGCGGCTTTTGGCACATCGGCTTATGGTAATGCAGCAAGGACAAGTTGTTGAGGCAGGACTTACCGACCAAGTGCTAGACGATCCACAGCATCCTTACACTCAGCAGTTAGTTAGCGCAACATTAACTCCTTAA
- the phnL gene encoding phosphonate C-P lyase system protein PhnL, which yields MTISQPLPANLSPELDTDLVLRAEQLYKSFTLHHQGSIRLPVLESVSLDVRSGECVALVGASGSGKSTLMRSLYGNYRVDRGAIWVKHLGHWVNLPRLEPHELLAVRQRTIGYISQFLRVIPRVPALEVAAEPLMELGTAPEVAYDTIRALFARLNLPERLWSLSPTTFSGGEKQRVNIARAWSVRYPILLLDEPTSSLDATNREVVIQLIEERQAEGCALIGIFHDDEVRDRVCNRSLTFRQDD from the coding sequence ATGACAATTTCTCAACCATTACCTGCTAATCTATCGCCTGAACTTGACACAGATCTGGTGCTACGAGCAGAGCAACTGTACAAAAGTTTTACCTTACACCATCAAGGCAGTATTCGCTTGCCTGTTCTCGAAAGCGTTTCTTTGGATGTGCGCTCTGGTGAATGTGTGGCGCTTGTTGGGGCATCAGGATCTGGAAAATCAACGCTGATGCGATCGCTGTATGGTAATTATCGAGTCGATCGGGGTGCAATTTGGGTCAAGCACTTGGGTCATTGGGTTAACCTACCGCGACTGGAACCCCATGAATTACTAGCGGTGCGCCAAAGGACGATCGGCTATATCAGCCAGTTCTTGCGAGTGATTCCGCGCGTTCCTGCTTTAGAAGTTGCGGCTGAACCCCTAATGGAGTTAGGGACTGCGCCAGAGGTTGCCTACGACACCATTCGAGCTTTGTTTGCGCGGCTCAATCTACCGGAACGTCTCTGGAGCCTATCACCCACCACTTTTTCAGGCGGTGAAAAACAGCGAGTTAATATTGCCCGTGCCTGGTCTGTACGCTATCCCATTCTGTTACTCGATGAGCCGACCTCTTCCCTGGATGCAACCAATCGAGAAGTTGTGATCCAGCTCATTGAAGAACGTCAGGCAGAAGGCTGTGCCTTGATTGGCATTTTCCATGATGATGAAGTCCGCGATCGAGTTTGTAATCGTTCCTTAACCTTTAGGCAAGATGATTAG